ATCGGTGCGCGCACGTGCAAGAACAGTGACTGGCGCGGTCATCGTCTAGACAACCGTGGAGCGGCCGGATTCAGCCAACAGGGCCACCGCGCGGTCGGTCCTCAGCGTGTCGAAGCCCTCGGGCAAGGCGATATCCGGGTGGAAATAGAGGAATTGCTGCTCGACTTCCTTGGGTTTGAGGCCCGCTGCCCGCAGAGCGATCGAGAGACGCGCCAACTGTCGGTCGTTGGTGGCGACGATCGTTAGGTCGCGCGCTTGCTTGACCGAAGCCGAGAGCGCGCTGAGGAAGATCGCAACGCCGGAATGTCCGACCGATAGCGCGGCGCGGATGCCATTGCCCATTTCGTTGACCAGTCGCTCGATCAACCCGAGCCGGCTGGCGCTTTCGTTGTACGACTGACGCAGCTGGATTTGCGCGTCGGCGGCCGCCTCGCGGTGATGCTCCTCGCTCGCGGCCAGCAAGCATTCGAGCGCATTGTGAAACAGGTCCGATGGCAGTTCGGTGAGCGGAAGTTCCATGCGGTGCTGCCGCTGGACGAACCGTGCCTGGGCCGTCAGCGCTGCCATGGCGGTGGTGGCGACCTGGTCTTCATCCGATGAAACAAGCGCCTGGAGCAGCGGGCTGAGAACCGGGTCGATCGCATTGCGTCGCTCGAGCCGCGTAGTGAGCTGGAACTCGAGTGCGAGCGCATGGCAGTGGCTGGTGATGCCGCCGTCCGCCATCAGGCGCTTGGCGAGCTGCTGGGTGTTTTTCTCGGCGAAGCCGTGCGGGTCGGGCAGCTTGCCGAATTCGGCCTGTGCCAGAACCAGTTGGCGAGCCAGTGCCATGATCATCCCACGCACCCTGCTCACGATCTCGTCGCTGAACAGCGAGTGATCGTGGTTCGCGAGCAAATGGCCGAGAATCGGCTCGATCGTGCCGAGCACGACGTCACCGTGCGCAAGCTCGTCGCGCAACACCGATTCGATGGGAATCGTGGTCGATTGGCTCATGACAGCATCATTCATCGTGCCCGCGATAGCGCAGCATGGTTAAATGCGCGTTAGCTGCGTCGGAAAGGCTTCAGAAGGCGGGCAAAAAGCCCGACGATCCCGATCCCCGCCAGTCCCAGCGCCGGTACGCCCGCCACAGCAGCCCAAAGTGCACCAAAGTAAACAAGTGCCCGGTCGCCGAAAGGTCGCGCCCAGACCGGGGCCTCCGGCTCTCTCGACAGGCGCATCGCTGCGACGACGACACTCGCAGCAAGCATACCTGTGATCCGCATTTCGGGCATGATTCCTGCGGATACAGCGATCAGTGCTGCATCGAGGATGACCCCGAATGCAAAATCGAGCAATTCGCGCTGCTTGCTCCCTCCCCCCGCCCGTGCGAACCGGGCCAATTGCTGCGCGACTACTGCAAGCAGCCCAGCAAGCAGTAGCGCGAGGAACCCTGCTGCCACGCGCCCGCTTTGGCCGGCGAGCCCCGCTCCCACGGCGAGCGCAGTCGAACCGGACAACATGAGGTTTGGCAACCAACGTGTTCGATTCCTTGTGGAAACGAACTGCGCGATGCGATAACCAAGCGCTTCGGTCGGCCGCGTCCAAGCGGGAGACGGCACGTGTTGCTTGAGCCATTGGCGCTCCAGCCTCGTAGCAATGGCCTGGCTACGGACGAGCGACCAGCGGCCATCATCAAGCGCCGATTCGGGAACCGGAATTGCGCGCACACCGCGCTGCAGGGCGATCCGCAGCAGGCCTGCAATGGCATCACCATCGGCGGGTAGCGCGGTGAGCGATTCGACTGCATCCCCACGCACCAACAGTAGCCCGCCCCACGCGCGATCGCGATCGATCCGCTCAAATCCGTGCTCGAGCCCGCTTTCGACCGGCAGGACCGCGACCCCCGCACGATCCGAGAAGCGTTCTTTCAGCCAGGCGTGGTCAGCGACCAGACCGGGTGCGATGACCAGAACCTCGTCGTTCGCACTGACCAATCCGGAGAGGCTGCGATGCGCGGCGATAGCATTGAATTTGATGCCGAAATCGTCGCACTGGTGCTGCAAGGCTGCGATTTCGGGGCCGACCGTTTCGGCCAGGCACACGACCCGGCTGCATCCGAGCGCATGGGCGGCATCGACCTGCAATGCGAGGACCGTTCGCCCGGCAAACGGCAGCAGGCCCCTGCCCGGTTCGCCGAACTGCGCGCCCAATGCCGAAAGCAGTGCAATGCGCACCCGTGCGCCTCCTCGAACCGGTTGAACGGTGAAACTAGGGTCTACGAGGAGCGGTGCCAAGCATTCGCGCGGCGCAGCGCGAAACTAGTTCGAAAAATCGACGCAATATTGCTCAATCCGCCGGATCACTGTCGGTTCGCCCGGCGCAGAAGCGAGTGCTTCTTCGGCCAGCGCCTGCAGATCCGTTGCATGGAAGCTTGCGGCAAGGCCCTTCAGGCGCATTGCGGCAACCTGCCAGTTGCCGTCGCACCGGGCGCGCCGAAGCAGGTCGAGATGGCCCGACAGGCTTTCGCCGAATGCCTTGCGCAGTTCGGCGAGTAGCGCAGCATCCTCGCCCGCAGCAGCGGCGAGCGTCGCGTCGAAGTTTCCGTGTTCATATGCCATCGGGCAACCTGGCTAACACCGAAGCGGTTAAAGCGGGGTTTATCATACGCCGTTTCGTGATAGTTTCCGCGGCTATGACCGGGGGATTTCATATTCGGGCCGTGGGTCCCGAGGGCGGCGCGGCTGCGTCTGGGCAAACGCAAGTTGAGCCGGGGGACGATGCCCCGCTCAACCTGAGCGAGGATTGGGTGGCGGACGAGGAGCAAGCCGATCCCGCCGATTGGGCCGATTACGAGGAGCCGAAGCGGAGCTGGGGCTGGCTCGTCCCGACATTCGCACTGCTCACCGTCGCGATTTGGACAGGATACTTTGGCTGGGCGCAACAGCAGGCGTTCCTGATCGGGGCTGCACCTTGGGATTGGACCGCATTGATTGCGCAATGGTCGATGCCGGTGCTGCTCGTGGTCGGGCTTTGGCTCCTGGCGATGCGCACAAGCCGGCGCGAAATGACCCGCTTTTCCGATGCGAGCCGCAGCCTGGCGCACGAATCGGCAGCGCTTGAAGCGCGCTTGGTGACGATCAATCGTGAGCTGAGTCTTGCGCGGGAATTCCTCGCTTCGCAGACTCGTGAGCTCGAAACGCTCGGACGTGTGGCAACCGCTCGCCTGAGCGAAAATGCCGAGCAATTGCAGTCCCTGATTGCCAACAACGGCGAGCAGGTCGAAGCCATTGCCAAAGTAAGCGAAGCGGCAACCGAGAACATGGATCGCTTGCGCGGTGACTTGCCGGTCATCGCGAATTCGGCGCGTGATGTCTCGAACCAGATCGGTGCGGCGGGCAATACCGCGAAGGACCAGCTCGAGACGCTGGTGGCAGGTTTCGAGCGGCTCAATGAGTTTGGTCAGGCAAGCGGACGGCAGGTTTCCGCGCTGCAGGCCAAGGTGGATGAGACAATCGCGGCATTCTCCGCACAACTTTCGCAGATGGAAGAAGCGTCGAGCGCCCGGTTCATTGCGCTGCGCGAAAGCAGCGAGGCGTTCCGTACCGAGCTCGACGGGCGCGAAGTCGATGCGCTTGCCGCGATGCGGCACCGAGCCGACAAACTGCGCGAGGAAGTTGCGGCAGCGACGGCTGACCTCGAAGCGCGCGAGGAAGAACTGCTTGCATCGCTGCGCGCGCGCATCTCGGCTGTTCGCGAAGGTGCCGCCACGGTCTCGCACAGCCTTGCCGAAGGCGAAGACAGTGCCGCCAGCAAGTGGGGCGAACGCATCTCTGGATTGCAAGACAACTTGGCCGATGCAATCGAAGCGATCGGCCAAGCCGAACGGGAATCACTGGAAAGCGCCAATGCTCGCCTCGATGCGGTTCGGACCGCCACCGAGCAATCGCTGGCCGAACTCACCGGGAAGCTGGCCGAATTCGACGCCGGACTGGAAGAGCGAACTGCTGCCCAGCTTGCGCGCGCGCAGGATATCGAGGATCACGGGCGAACGCTCGGCGAGCGCATCGATGCGCTCGGTTCGCAGATGTCTGATGCCGCGAGCCAGGGACACGAGGCACAGACAGCGCTCGCTGCGGCGCTCGACGCATTGGCGGCGCGTCTGACATCGAGCCGCGAGGCGCTTGGCGAGACCGACCGGACGGTGTCCGATCTTACTGACGCCAGCGTGCGCCTGCTCGAGCTGATCCAGGCAAGTGTGAAGCATAGCCAGGGCGAATTGGCCGACGCGATGGGATCGAGCGAAGAACGTCTCACCGAACTGACCAGGCGCGGCGAATCGCTTGGCCTGATGCTCGACAGCGCCGGAGAGAAGAGCCGCGAGCTCTCGGAATATGTCCTCGCCGCCCAAAACGACAGCGCAGCGGCACGCGAGGAAGTTGCCGCTTTCCACGCCCAACTCGCTACAACGACCAACGGTCACGCCGAGCAACTCCAAAGCCTGAAAGCACAGCTGGCCGCGCTCGCGTCCGACAGCGCGCAAGCCTCTGCGTCAGCCCAGGGCAGCCTGAGGGAAGCGATCACGGCGCTGGAAACGTCTGCGCGGGAGGCGATTGCCTCGCTCGAGGACACCAGCAGCGAACGCTTGCGCGCGATTGCCGATCGGATCGGAGCGGATGCAGCGGCGGCTATCGGGACAGCCGTGCGGGAGCAGTCCAGCGATGCGGTTTCAGAGGTCGAGGAGGCGGTCGCCCGTGCCGCGCGTGCCGGACGCGAGACCGCAATCCAGTTGCGCGACCAGCTTGCGCGGGTGAACGAACTCGCGGGCAACCTCGAAAGCCGCGTGGCCCTCGCCCGCGAACGCGCCGAAGAACAGGTTGACAACGACTTCTCGCGCCGCGTTGCGCTGATCACGGAGAGCCTCAACTCGCACGCGATAGATATCTCGCGCGCGATTTCGGCGGATGTCTCCGACAGTGCATGGGCGAGCTACCTCAAGGGTGACCGAGGCATCTTCACGCGTCGCGCGGTGCGCTTGCTCGACAATGCGGACGCCAGGGAAATCGCCACAACGTATGAAAACGACGATGATTTCCGCGCCCACGTGAGCCGCTACATCCACGACTTCGAAGCGATGCTGCGCACGATGCTCTCGACCCGCGACGGCCATGCCATCGGCGTGACCCTGCTCAGTTCGGACATGGGCAAGCTCTATGTCGCGCTGGCCCAGGCGATCGAGCGACTGCGCGACTGATACGGCCACGCATCGCCGAACGGCTAGTCGGCGCTGTTCACGGTGTGGGGCGACAGAAAGTCCACGTCGTCGATCGTGATCCAGCCGTGGATGTAGTTCTGGACATAGAGCGTGGTCAGGATCGCAGCGAGGATCGTTGCCGCCAGCGCCAGCTTCCTGGGGCGGAAATTGGCGGGCGCGCTATCCGCTTGCCCCGGTGTCTTTTCGATGCCGAGCTCGTCGTGCGTGCGTATCCCGAACGGCAGGATCAGGAACGCCGTCATCACCCAGAACAGCAGGTAGATTGCGAGAACCGATGTCCAGGCCATCGCTCATTCCTCCGGTAGCATAACTCTAACTTGCGGGCGCTTTCCGCACCAGCGCGTTGCGGCACGGCGAGTGGCCAAACGCGCCGCTTCGCGCACATCTTCGCGGTTGCGGCGCGCCGGACCTCTCAGCCTGCCGATCGCGTCCAAAACATCGGCCTTCGCTTCGGCAACAAACTCGGGGTAGTCCTCGTCGAGCGGCAAGCCGATCCCTTCGACCTGCACGCCGCCCTGACCATCGAGCACAACGACAACGATCCCGTCGCGCGCAAGGCGGCGACGCATGGTTATCGCTTCGCCGTCCGCCGGCACGATAATGTCGCCGTCGAGCACCAGGCGGCCGTTTCCGACCTCGGCCAATTTGCCGGGTTTGCCGGGAGCGAGCCGGACGACATCTCCGTTTTTCTGCAGAACCGTGCTGGGAATGCCGCGCGCATCGCCGAGGCGCGCCTGCTCAGCCATGTGGCGCATTTCGCCGTGGACCGGCACGAGCACTTGTGGGCGTAGCCATGCGTAAAGCGCTTCGAGTTCCGGGCGGCCGGGATGCCCTGAGACGTGGATATCGCTCTGCCGATCGGTCACCATCACGATTCCGCGCGCAGCAAACTGGTTCTGGATTCTGCCGATAGCGATCTCGTTCCCTGGGATCTGGCGGCTCGAGAACAGGACTACATCGCCTCTGGTGAGCTCTATCGGGTGATTATCGTCGGCAATCCGTGCAAGCGCCGCGCGCGGCTCGCCCTGCCCGCCGGTCGCCAGCACCATGATCTCGCCGCGCGGCAATCCCATCGCGGTATCGAAATCGACCAGTGGCGGCAGGTCTTCGAGATAGCCGTTGTCTTGCGCGACCTCGATGATGCGGTCGAGCGAGCGCCCGGCGACGCATAACTGGCGGCCGGTGGCTTTCGCGACCTCGCCCAGCGTGTGCAAGCGGGCGACGTTGCTGGCGAATGTGGTTACCACGACGCGCCGCCCGCCCCACTTGGCAACCTCGTCGTGCAGAGCCGTGTAAACCGCCCCTTCGGACCCGCTTTCGTTCGGGTTGAACACGTTGGTCGAATCGCACACCAGCGCGAGGATGCCCTCGTCGCCGAGTTCGCACAGTTCCTCCTCGGTGGTCGGTTCGCCGATGATCGGTTCTTCGTCGAGCTTCCAGTCGCCGGTGTGGAACACGCGGCCATAGGGTGTGTCGATCAGCAGGCCGTTCCCTTCCGCGATCGAATGCGCCAGCGGAATGTAAGACACGTCGAATGGCCCTACCGCGAAACTGTCGGTCCCTTCGATGATGTTGAGTTCGACCTCGTCGACCAGCCCGGCCTCCTCGAGCTTGCGGCGCACGAGATCGGCGGTGAACGGAGTAGCATAGAGCGGCACGCCCAGATCCTGGGCGAAATAGGGCACCGCGCCGATATGGTCCTCGTGCGCATGAGTCAGCACAATTCCGTCGAGCTGGTCGGTGCGTTCCTCAATGAACGTTAGGTCGGCGAATACCAGGTCGACGCCGGGATATTCGTTGCCGCTGAACGTCATCCCCAGATCGACCATCATCCATCGGCCCTGGCAGCCGTAGAGATTGACGTTCATCCCGATCTCGCCCGATCCACCGAGCGCGAGGAACAGCAATTCGTCTTCGGGAGTGAAATCCTTCTTCAAGCCGTCAGACCTTGCTCGCTGCGCGCTCGGCGAGGATTGCGAGACCGTCCAGCGTCAAGTCCGCATCGACCGCGTCAAAAATATCAGTATGCTTGTCGAACAGGATCGCCAGCCCGCCCGTCGCAACCACCTTGGCGGGTCGGCCGATTTCGGTGCGCATCCGGGCAATCAACCCTTCCATCATCGCGACATAACCCCAGAACACCCCGATCAGCATCTGGTCCTCGGTATTGGTGCCGATCACGCTGTCGCTCGATGGCGCTTCTATCGCGATGCGCGGCAATTTGGCGGTGTTTCCGACCAGTGCATCGAGCGAGAGGTTGATACCCGGCGCAATGATCCCGCCCTTGTAGGCCCCGTTGAAATCGACTGCGTCGAAAGTCGTTGCCGTCCCGAAATCGACGACGATCAGGTCGCCCTCATATTTGGCGTGTGCTGCGATTGTGTTGAGCGCCCGGTCCGCGCCGAGCGAACGCGGCTCGTCGACATCGACCGCCATGCCCCACCCGACGGTGCCTTCCCCCGCGATCAACGGTGGTTTGCCGAAGTATTTCTCCGCCAGGACACTGAGGTTGTGGACCGCGCGCGGGACAACCGAGCCGATAATGATCTGGTCGATTTCCTCGCGCTTTACGCCTTCGATGGCTAGCAATTGCAGCAGCCACACTGCGTATTCGTCGCCGGTGCGACGGGGATCGGTTGCGATCCGCCAGCGGGCCTTGATCTCGCGTCCATCGAACAGCGCGAAGACCACGTTGGTGTTTCCGACATCGGCAGCGAGCAGCATGGGCAATCCCCTATCCGAAGGTGACGTCGCCGGCGTGGATGGCACGGGTTTGCCCGTTATCCAACCGCAACCGCAATGATCCATCGGGTTCCAGGCCATCAAACCGCCCCGAAACGGCGTTGCCGCCGGGTTCGTGGACTGTGAGCATCGTGCCTTCCCGGTGCGCGGCGGCTTGCCAACGGCGCAGCATCGGCTCGGTCCCGAATGTCCGCCAGCGATCCAGTTCGCGATCGAACGTATCGCCGAGTGCATGCGCGAAAGCGTCACGATCCGGCACCGGCCCAACGTCGGCCATGGCGATCGTCTCCCGCCCTTCGATTTGCGGGGCAGCGGCGAGGTTGACCCCGATGCCGACGATCACCGCGCCACCTTCGCGTTCGAGCAGGATGCCAGCCAGCTTCGCGCGGCCGAGCATCAGGTCGTTCGGCCATTTGAGCGAAAGTGCCGACGGATCGGCCAGCAAGGGTGCGACAGTTTCGTAAAGCGCGAGCCCTGCCATGTGCGCGAGCGTTGGGGCGGGCGGGTCGTTAGAAGCGAGGTGAACCGCCGTCGAGCCCATGAAGTTGCCCGTCCCGTCGAACCAGGTCCTTCCTTGGCGCCCTCGCCCGGCAACCTGGCGATCGGCAACGAGCCAATCGCCCTCACAAACGCGCTCCCCGCCACGTAGTCGCGCGGCGAGGTCAGCGTTGGTCGAACCGGTTTCTGGGACTGTTTCGATCAAACCTGTAGCGTCATGCGACAAGGAACAGCGCCGCCGCGGCCTTGTCCGCCAACTCGCCCAGCCAGCCCGTAAGCAAATAGCCGAGCGGGGAGACGAACAGCGTCGAGATGACCAGCAGGCCGACATGGGCCCAGTCGTTGTCACCCTTTGCCTTGTCGGCCGGCTCGTCGAAGAACATCACCTTGCCGACCTTGAGGTAGTAGAATGCGCCGATCACCGAAGCGGCAATTGCGATCGCCGCCAGCGGGACCATCCCGGCGTCTACAGCTGCGCGGAACACGACCAACTTGCCCCAGAAGCCGAACAACGGCGGGATGCCCGCAAGGCTCAGCATCAGGAACAACAGGCACCACGCGATCAGCGGCTTGGTGCGCGAAAGGCCGGCCATGTCGGTAATCGATTCGATGTAGTTGCCTTCTTCATCGCGCAGCATCAGCACCGCTACGAAGCTGCCCACCGACATCGCAACATAGATCGCGAGGTAAACCAGCATCCCGCTGACGCCCTGCGGCGTGGCTGCGGCGAGACCAACAAGGATGAAGCCGACGTTGTTGATCGAGGAATAGGCAAGCAGGCGCTTGATATTGTCCTGCCCGATCGCACCCAGCGCACCGATCACGATCGAGGCCAGCGCGGCGAAAATGACGATCTGCTGCCAGACGTGCGCCTGCAACCCGAATGCATCTATCGCCACGCGGATCGTGAGGCCCAGCGCGGCGACCTTCGGCGCAGTGGCAAAGAACATCGTTACCGGCGTTGGCGCACCTTCGTAGACGTCCGGGGTCCACATATGGAACGGCACTGCGGAGATCTTGAACGCCAGCCCCGCGAGCACGAAGATCACGCCGATCAGCGCACCCTTCGAGATTTCCCCGGCCAGCGCAGCGCGGATCGTCGTGAAGTCGGTCGAACCGGTGAAGCCGTAGGTCAGGCTCATCCCGTAAAGCAGGAGGCCGCTCGCCAGCGCGCCGAGCACGAAATACTTGAGGCCAGCTTCTGCCGAGCGTCCATCAACCCGCAGGAACGATGCCAGCACGTATGCGGCAAGGCTGTTCATCTCTAGCCCGATGTAGAGCGTCAGCAGGTTACCTGCCGAG
Above is a window of Tsuneonella mangrovi DNA encoding:
- a CDS encoding ribonuclease J, with translation MKKDFTPEDELLFLALGGSGEIGMNVNLYGCQGRWMMVDLGMTFSGNEYPGVDLVFADLTFIEERTDQLDGIVLTHAHEDHIGAVPYFAQDLGVPLYATPFTADLVRRKLEEAGLVDEVELNIIEGTDSFAVGPFDVSYIPLAHSIAEGNGLLIDTPYGRVFHTGDWKLDEEPIIGEPTTEEELCELGDEGILALVCDSTNVFNPNESGSEGAVYTALHDEVAKWGGRRVVVTTFASNVARLHTLGEVAKATGRQLCVAGRSLDRIIEVAQDNGYLEDLPPLVDFDTAMGLPRGEIMVLATGGQGEPRAALARIADDNHPIELTRGDVVLFSSRQIPGNEIAIGRIQNQFAARGIVMVTDRQSDIHVSGHPGRPELEALYAWLRPQVLVPVHGEMRHMAEQARLGDARGIPSTVLQKNGDVVRLAPGKPGKLAEVGNGRLVLDGDIIVPADGEAITMRRRLARDGIVVVVLDGQGGVQVEGIGLPLDEDYPEFVAEAKADVLDAIGRLRGPARRNREDVREAARLATRRAATRWCGKRPQVRVMLPEE
- a CDS encoding ATPase: MGPEGGAAASGQTQVEPGDDAPLNLSEDWVADEEQADPADWADYEEPKRSWGWLVPTFALLTVAIWTGYFGWAQQQAFLIGAAPWDWTALIAQWSMPVLLVVGLWLLAMRTSRREMTRFSDASRSLAHESAALEARLVTINRELSLAREFLASQTRELETLGRVATARLSENAEQLQSLIANNGEQVEAIAKVSEAATENMDRLRGDLPVIANSARDVSNQIGAAGNTAKDQLETLVAGFERLNEFGQASGRQVSALQAKVDETIAAFSAQLSQMEEASSARFIALRESSEAFRTELDGREVDALAAMRHRADKLREEVAAATADLEAREEELLASLRARISAVREGAATVSHSLAEGEDSAASKWGERISGLQDNLADAIEAIGQAERESLESANARLDAVRTATEQSLAELTGKLAEFDAGLEERTAAQLARAQDIEDHGRTLGERIDALGSQMSDAASQGHEAQTALAAALDALAARLTSSREALGETDRTVSDLTDASVRLLELIQASVKHSQGELADAMGSSEERLTELTRRGESLGLMLDSAGEKSRELSEYVLAAQNDSAAAREEVAAFHAQLATTTNGHAEQLQSLKAQLAALASDSAQASASAQGSLREAITALETSAREAIASLEDTSSERLRAIADRIGADAAAAIGTAVREQSSDAVSEVEEAVARAARAGRETAIQLRDQLARVNELAGNLESRVALARERAEEQVDNDFSRRVALITESLNSHAIDISRAISADVSDSAWASYLKGDRGIFTRRAVRLLDNADAREIATTYENDDDFRAHVSRYIHDFEAMLRTMLSTRDGHAIGVTLLSSDMGKLYVALAQAIERLRD
- a CDS encoding type III pantothenate kinase, with product MLLAADVGNTNVVFALFDGREIKARWRIATDPRRTGDEYAVWLLQLLAIEGVKREEIDQIIIGSVVPRAVHNLSVLAEKYFGKPPLIAGEGTVGWGMAVDVDEPRSLGADRALNTIAAHAKYEGDLIVVDFGTATTFDAVDFNGAYKGGIIAPGINLSLDALVGNTAKLPRIAIEAPSSDSVIGTNTEDQMLIGVFWGYVAMMEGLIARMRTEIGRPAKVVATGGLAILFDKHTDIFDAVDADLTLDGLAILAERAASKV
- the nuoN gene encoding NADH-quinone oxidoreductase subunit NuoN; this encodes MDYSASLSLIAPEIVLSVGGLLLLLCAAWMGDKASRAISVGAVIIIAAAAALTIPVLCGETASASAFDGQMRVDAFSAFAKMLIYAAAIASLMVAPKFFERWDAMRAEYPVLVLFAVLGMGIMVSAGNLLTLYIGLEMNSLAAYVLASFLRVDGRSAEAGLKYFVLGALASGLLLYGMSLTYGFTGSTDFTTIRAALAGEISKGALIGVIFVLAGLAFKISAVPFHMWTPDVYEGAPTPVTMFFATAPKVAALGLTIRVAIDAFGLQAHVWQQIVIFAALASIVIGALGAIGQDNIKRLLAYSSINNVGFILVGLAAATPQGVSGMLVYLAIYVAMSVGSFVAVLMLRDEEGNYIESITDMAGLSRTKPLIAWCLLFLMLSLAGIPPLFGFWGKLVVFRAAVDAGMVPLAAIAIAASVIGAFYYLKVGKVMFFDEPADKAKGDNDWAHVGLLVISTLFVSPLGYLLTGWLGELADKAAAALFLVA
- a CDS encoding Hpt domain-containing protein, producing MAYEHGNFDATLAAAAGEDAALLAELRKAFGESLSGHLDLLRRARCDGNWQVAAMRLKGLAASFHATDLQALAEEALASAPGEPTVIRRIEQYCVDFSN
- a CDS encoding biotin--[acetyl-CoA-carboxylase] ligase; the encoded protein is MSACWSSRRCSSPRSAICLRAGWASWRTRPRRRCSLSHDATGLIETVPETGSTNADLAARLRGGERVCEGDWLVADRQVAGRGRQGRTWFDGTGNFMGSTAVHLASNDPPAPTLAHMAGLALYETVAPLLADPSALSLKWPNDLMLGRAKLAGILLEREGGAVIVGIGVNLAAAPQIEGRETIAMADVGPVPDRDAFAHALGDTFDRELDRWRTFGTEPMLRRWQAAAHREGTMLTVHEPGGNAVSGRFDGLEPDGSLRLRLDNGQTRAIHAGDVTFG
- a CDS encoding DUF1467 family protein, which translates into the protein MAWTSVLAIYLLFWVMTAFLILPFGIRTHDELGIEKTPGQADSAPANFRPRKLALAATILAAILTTLYVQNYIHGWITIDDVDFLSPHTVNSAD